The following proteins are encoded in a genomic region of Actinomadura sp. NAK00032:
- a CDS encoding GNAT family N-acetyltransferase codes for MSTSWTTRPERSDDVAAIRAINLAAFPNPHEADLIEALRDDPQAWLPGLSWLAEAPDGELTGYSLLTRCHVGDSPALALGPCAVKPESQRGGAGSAAIRAGLRAAREQGENLVVVLGHAEYYPRFGFTPASGFGIRPPFEVEDKYMMALALDPDRPVPSGIIRYAAAFGV; via the coding sequence ATGAGCACTTCCTGGACCACCCGTCCCGAGCGTTCGGACGACGTCGCCGCCATCCGCGCCATCAACCTGGCCGCCTTCCCCAACCCGCACGAGGCCGACCTCATCGAGGCGCTGCGGGACGACCCGCAGGCGTGGCTGCCCGGCCTGTCCTGGCTGGCCGAGGCGCCGGACGGCGAACTCACCGGGTACTCGCTGCTCACCCGCTGCCACGTCGGCGACTCGCCCGCGCTCGCCTTGGGCCCGTGCGCGGTCAAGCCCGAAAGCCAGCGGGGCGGCGCGGGTTCCGCCGCCATCCGCGCCGGCCTGCGTGCCGCCCGCGAGCAGGGCGAGAACCTGGTGGTCGTGCTCGGCCACGCCGAGTACTACCCGCGCTTCGGCTTCACCCCGGCCTCCGGATTCGGCATCCGTCCGCCCTTCGAGGTCGAGGACAAGTACATGATGGCGCTCGCCCTCGACCCCGATCGACCGGTCCCGAGCGGCATCATCCGCTATGCGGCGGCGTTCGGCGTCTGA
- the cas6e gene encoding type I-E CRISPR-associated protein Cas6/Cse3/CasE, with protein sequence MTYLSHISINPLRAESRDLLGCPRAMRGAVLGGISDPSQMKRVLWRLDADDPQRPRLFVLSPSRPDWTRLVEAAGWPGAAGGQAATREYRPLLTQLAISREFAFRVTANPVRDDPGESQAPDDDRAHRTPAQQLGWFLEHAPTWGFTIPRTRTGSATSGLDGRSPRSAPDVRITARSRHSFTEGGGGVPVTLHTATFEGRLLVTDVVLLTQAILKGVGPSKAYGCGLLTLTPPNSEDSYSGGALN encoded by the coding sequence ATGACCTACTTGTCCCATATCTCGATCAACCCGCTGCGGGCGGAGAGCCGCGATCTCCTGGGCTGCCCGCGCGCCATGCGCGGTGCGGTCCTCGGTGGAATCTCCGATCCGTCCCAGATGAAGCGGGTCCTGTGGCGCCTGGACGCCGACGATCCCCAGCGGCCCCGGCTGTTCGTGCTCAGCCCGTCCCGTCCCGACTGGACCCGCCTGGTCGAGGCCGCCGGCTGGCCGGGCGCGGCCGGAGGCCAGGCGGCGACCCGTGAATACCGGCCGTTGCTCACCCAACTGGCCATCAGCAGGGAGTTCGCGTTCCGGGTCACCGCGAACCCGGTGCGCGACGACCCGGGCGAGAGTCAGGCGCCCGACGACGACCGTGCTCACCGGACCCCCGCCCAGCAACTCGGGTGGTTCCTCGAACACGCTCCCACATGGGGCTTCACCATTCCCCGTACCCGCACCGGCTCCGCGACCTCCGGTCTGGACGGCCGCTCCCCACGCTCCGCGCCGGACGTTCGGATCACCGCGCGGAGCCGGCACTCCTTCACCGAGGGCGGAGGCGGCGTCCCGGTCACGCTCCACACCGCGACTTTCGAGGGCAGGCTGCTCGTCACGGACGTGGTTCTGCTCACTCAGGCCATTCTGAAGGGCGTCGGTCCCAGCAAGGCTTACGGCTGCGGACTGCTCACCCTCACTCCCCCGAATTCTGAAGATTCTTATAGCGGTGGTGCCCTCAATTAG
- a CDS encoding DPP IV N-terminal domain-containing protein: MDRRRSPLLVRREHRSRQAVRPGRPGGGRPRARIRPRPARRRAGRGPWAAGRRRGVAVPCHRTPPANPLAVPSPDGKLAVSQRGHDLWAHSSSDGREWALTTDGQPDHRYGTGPGCTSNATLLHKIGLPHLPPAVAWSPDSTKVLAHRTDERGVRQTHLLEARPSDGGAPVPHTPSGRGGPRTARRCTTSAGPATGAPSPSTGWPPPPGWSTRTRTGARCAGSAWTAPGFAKLTDDDLDHVVTVSENKEYFIDSASTVDTPPVTRVRDWDFLVRELMGVQPTAHRPAAIPLDPESLGEMFA; this comes from the coding sequence ATGGATCGACGGCGGAGCCCGCTTCTGGTAAGGCGTGAACACCGGAGCCGGCAAGCGGTTCGTCCTGGTCGACCCGGCGGCGGGCGCCCGCGAGCCCGCATTCGACCACGTCCGGCTCGCCGCCGCGCTGGCCGCGGCCCCTGGGCGGCAGGGCGACGCCGAGGCGTTGCCGTTCCCTGCCATCGCACACCGCCGGCGAACCCGCTGGCGGTGCCGTCACCCGACGGGAAGCTCGCGGTGTCCCAGCGGGGTCACGACCTGTGGGCGCACTCGTCGTCCGACGGCCGCGAGTGGGCGCTGACCACCGACGGCCAGCCCGACCACCGGTACGGCACCGGCCCGGGCTGCACGAGCAACGCCACCCTCCTGCACAAGATCGGCCTGCCCCACCTGCCACCCGCGGTGGCATGGTCGCCCGACTCGACGAAGGTGCTGGCACACCGGACCGATGAACGCGGCGTCCGGCAGACCCACCTGCTGGAGGCCCGGCCGTCCGACGGCGGCGCGCCGGTGCCGCACACCCCCAGTGGGCGTGGTGGGCCCCGGACGGCGCGGCGCTGTACTACCTCGGCCGGCCCCGCGACCGGCGCACCCTCACCCTCCACCGGCTGGCCTCCCCCTCCGGGCTGGTCGACGAGGACCCGTACCGGTGCACGGTGTGCCGGGTCGGCCTGGACGGCTCCGGGGTTCGCCAAGCTCACCGACGACGACCTGGACCACGTCGTCACGGTGTCGGAGAACAAGGAGTACTTCATCGACTCCGCCTCCACCGTCGACACCCCGCCGGTGACCCGCGTCCGCGACTGGGATTTCCTGGTGCGCGAGCTGATGGGCGTGCAGCCGACCGCCCACCGTCCCGCGGCCATCCCCCTCGACCCCGAGTCGCTCGGCGAGATGTTCGCCTGA
- the rsgA gene encoding ribosome small subunit-dependent GTPase A, which yields MRATFTAPHPPDPLLTPCTGDWAALRPGAEPHLAALLPRHSTIVRSSASKSSHGQVLAANVDTVVIALSLAVPLDAAKLERLLALAWESGAQPVIVLTKADLAADPEAVHTEAAALAPGVDILVTSVATGHNIDVLAALLSGTTVLLGPSGAGKSTIANALLGEELLSTGAVRAQDGKGRHTTVRRELVPLPGGGVLIDTPGLRGISLHYAADGLEQVFAEIEDLAAECRFGDCAHDTEPGCAVQAAIEAGELPERRLHSYQKLQRENAWAASRTDARLRNERANQKKAITSHLRTTYRFRDQQS from the coding sequence GTGCGGGCCACGTTCACCGCGCCGCACCCGCCCGACCCGCTGCTGACGCCCTGCACCGGTGACTGGGCCGCGCTGCGTCCTGGCGCCGAGCCGCACCTGGCGGCGCTACTGCCGCGGCACAGCACGATCGTGCGCTCGTCGGCGTCCAAGTCGTCCCATGGGCAGGTGCTCGCCGCCAACGTCGACACGGTCGTCATCGCGCTGTCCCTGGCCGTGCCTCTGGACGCGGCCAAACTGGAGCGGCTGCTCGCCCTGGCCTGGGAGAGCGGGGCGCAACCGGTGATCGTCTTGACCAAGGCGGACCTGGCCGCCGACCCCGAGGCCGTCCACACCGAGGCCGCCGCGCTGGCACCCGGCGTGGACATCCTGGTCACCAGCGTCGCCACAGGTCACAACATCGACGTGCTGGCCGCGCTGCTGAGCGGCACCACCGTGCTGCTCGGCCCTTCGGGTGCGGGCAAGTCCACCATCGCCAACGCACTGCTCGGCGAGGAGCTGCTGTCCACCGGCGCGGTACGCGCGCAGGACGGCAAGGGCCGCCACACCACCGTCCGCCGCGAGTTGGTCCCGCTGCCCGGCGGCGGGGTCCTCATCGACACGCCCGGCCTGCGCGGGATCAGCCTGCACTACGCCGCCGACGGCCTGGAGCAGGTCTTCGCCGAGATCGAGGACCTCGCCGCGGAATGCCGCTTCGGCGATTGCGCCCACGACACCGAGCCGGGATGTGCGGTCCAGGCCGCCATCGAGGCGGGTGAACTGCCCGAACGTCGCCTGCACAGCTATCAGAAGCTGCAACGGGAGAACGCCTGGGCGGCCTCACGTACCGATGCCCGGCTGCGTAACGAGCGCGCCAACCAGAAGAAGGCCATCACCAGCCACCTGCGCACCACCTACCGGTTCCGGGACCAGCAGTCGTGA
- a CDS encoding VOC family protein: MWPEHLMVGAVRFARPTAHYDAIIAFYRDWLGLPVLAQWRDHAGYDGVVFGLPGSPVQMEITQHGTPPVAPAPHPENQLVLYLRGPEALAAALARLDDGGHRPVTAANPYWNERGAVLFEDPDGWLVVLAPWVFGEPAETKD, translated from the coding sequence ATGTGGCCGGAACATCTCATGGTCGGGGCCGTCCGCTTCGCACGGCCCACGGCGCATTACGACGCGATTATCGCCTTCTACCGGGACTGGCTGGGGCTGCCGGTCCTGGCGCAGTGGCGAGACCACGCCGGATACGACGGCGTGGTCTTCGGCTTGCCGGGAAGTCCTGTGCAGATGGAGATCACCCAGCACGGGACACCGCCGGTCGCACCCGCACCGCATCCGGAGAACCAGCTGGTCCTGTATCTACGCGGGCCTGAAGCCCTGGCGGCTGCCCTCGCCCGTCTGGACGACGGCGGCCACCGTCCCGTGACAGCCGCCAATCCGTACTGGAATGAGCGCGGCGCCGTCCTGTTCGAGGATCCCGACGGTTGGCTTGTGGTGCTGGCCCCGTGGGTGTTCGGCGAGCCCGCGGAGACCAAAGACTGA
- a CDS encoding lytic transglycosylase domain-containing protein, giving the protein MRKNRMIWLIIFLPGGSISLLLVMALLAAVIFMMMTPSVSNVLQACAPNTGNGGSGVVQANASRDSIPQNYLALYQKTGREQNIPWNVLAGIGKIESDHGRSTLPGVHSSENYAGAGGPMQFLQSSWLVDGADGDGDGVEDRYNPADAILGASNHLRRTVGKKSPSIPLSSNDITRAVHLYNPGNYTPATNPYVKSVMAAANRYAKEYHVAPVNLAQQISCSGGAFLGSGSFGQLTANAAAYWARKDPGTPQPPSQNSVATPYSWGGGTIKGPSRGTAQGANTVGFDCSSLAQFAVYKASKGRITIPRTTYAIWASKLGTKVSRAQLAPGDLVFFNNQQHMGIYYGEVNGVRWMVHAPRTGDYVKFSKFDGRSDYDGAVRITAPGPPKVIRAMAPTGVRSAAGAM; this is encoded by the coding sequence GTGCGCAAAAACCGCATGATCTGGTTGATCATTTTTCTTCCGGGCGGCAGCATAAGCCTTCTTCTCGTCATGGCACTACTCGCGGCGGTCATCTTCATGATGATGACTCCCAGCGTTTCGAACGTCCTGCAGGCGTGTGCTCCCAACACCGGCAACGGGGGTTCGGGCGTGGTACAGGCGAACGCCTCGCGCGATTCCATTCCCCAGAACTACCTCGCGCTATACCAGAAAACGGGCCGGGAGCAGAACATCCCGTGGAACGTCCTCGCCGGCATTGGCAAGATCGAGTCTGACCATGGCAGGTCCACCCTGCCCGGCGTCCACAGCAGCGAGAACTACGCGGGCGCGGGCGGCCCCATGCAGTTCCTCCAGTCATCGTGGCTGGTGGACGGAGCCGATGGAGACGGGGACGGGGTGGAGGACCGTTACAATCCCGCGGACGCCATCCTCGGTGCGAGCAATCACCTCAGGCGCACCGTCGGCAAGAAGAGTCCGTCCATACCACTCAGCTCGAACGACATCACAAGAGCCGTCCATCTCTACAACCCCGGCAACTACACCCCGGCGACCAACCCATATGTGAAATCCGTGATGGCGGCGGCGAACCGCTACGCCAAGGAGTACCACGTGGCGCCGGTCAACCTTGCGCAGCAGATCTCCTGTTCGGGTGGCGCATTCCTCGGATCCGGGTCCTTCGGCCAACTCACCGCCAACGCCGCCGCCTATTGGGCCAGAAAAGACCCGGGCACACCGCAGCCGCCCAGCCAGAATTCGGTGGCGACCCCGTACTCGTGGGGAGGCGGGACCATCAAGGGGCCGAGCCGCGGCACGGCTCAGGGAGCGAACACCGTGGGATTCGACTGCTCGTCCCTGGCACAGTTCGCCGTCTACAAGGCGTCCAAGGGAAGGATCACGATCCCCCGGACGACGTACGCCATATGGGCGAGCAAATTGGGCACCAAGGTCTCCCGCGCTCAATTGGCTCCTGGAGACCTGGTCTTCTTCAACAACCAGCAGCATATGGGAATCTACTATGGCGAAGTAAACGGCGTGCGCTGGATGGTCCACGCCCCGCGCACCGGCGACTACGTCAAGTTCAGCAAGTTCGACGGCAGGTCGGACTATGACGGTGCCGTCCGGATCACCGCGCCGGGCCCGCCGAAGGTGATCCGCGCCATGGCTCCGACCGGGGTCCGTTCCGCCGCAGGTGCGATGTGA
- a CDS encoding LysR family substrate-binding domain-containing protein, translating to MTDGEFRLAYVPGVTPGKWAGVWAERVREVPLRLLQMPAAEVVPLLRDGGVEAAFVRLPVDRDGLHVIPLYLETTVVVVPKDHEVAAAEEVELADLADEDVFEPLDEVLTWDDRPGQPGFTRPESTARAVELVASGTGVLLVPQSLARLHHRKDLTYRTVTDAPQSQIGLAWLDAETTDLMEELIGIVRGRTPNSSRGRNPRQQQPTRKKPPQQRPAPKQRRQKRRRR from the coding sequence GTGACCGATGGTGAATTCCGGCTGGCCTACGTGCCGGGCGTGACGCCCGGGAAGTGGGCCGGGGTGTGGGCCGAGCGGGTCCGGGAGGTGCCGCTTCGCCTGCTGCAGATGCCGGCGGCCGAGGTCGTCCCCCTGCTGCGGGACGGTGGCGTGGAGGCGGCGTTCGTACGCCTGCCCGTCGACCGCGACGGCCTCCATGTGATCCCGCTGTACCTGGAGACGACCGTGGTCGTGGTGCCGAAGGATCACGAGGTGGCCGCAGCGGAGGAGGTGGAGCTCGCCGATCTCGCCGACGAGGACGTGTTCGAGCCGCTCGACGAGGTCTTGACCTGGGACGACCGTCCCGGGCAACCGGGCTTCACCCGCCCTGAGAGCACCGCCCGCGCGGTCGAGTTGGTGGCGTCGGGAACCGGCGTCCTGCTCGTCCCGCAGTCTCTGGCCCGCCTCCACCACCGCAAGGACCTCACCTACCGGACCGTGACCGACGCTCCTCAGTCCCAGATCGGCCTGGCCTGGCTCGATGCCGAGACGACCGACCTGATGGAGGAACTGATCGGCATCGTCCGCGGCCGCACCCCCAACAGCTCCCGTGGCCGCAATCCCCGGCAGCAACAACCCACCCGCAAAAAGCCGCCGCAACAGCGCCCCGCCCCAAAGCAGCGCCGCCAGAAGCGCCGCCGGAGGTAA
- a CDS encoding superoxide dismutase, with translation MRRQIMSAVLVFGLAAAVSAPAQAAVGQHAVHHRDPAVYPTTIRLPNGFQPEGITTGPGPFAYVGSMADGSVYRADLRTGRGAILSRGPGTPALGLKTDRRGRLFVAGGTGGDARVIDVRSGRVLASYRLATGPAFINDVILTQGAAWFTDSTNPVLYKLPLRGGRLPSAAIRIPLTGDLVYQGDPGSPDSSGFNANGITPTPDGRGLIVVQSNTGTLFRVDPATGETHRVNLHGESLPEGDGLLLRGRTLYAVQNRLNTVAVLRLNTAGTDGRVVRRVKDPRFDLPTTVAAFGSRLYLSNIQFFATGPTPGISYNAVAIPRP, from the coding sequence GTGCGACGTCAGATCATGTCCGCCGTGCTCGTGTTCGGGCTGGCCGCCGCCGTGAGCGCGCCGGCCCAGGCGGCCGTGGGCCAGCACGCCGTCCACCATCGTGATCCGGCGGTGTACCCGACCACGATCCGGCTGCCGAACGGGTTTCAGCCCGAGGGCATCACGACCGGACCCGGCCCCTTCGCCTACGTCGGTTCCATGGCCGACGGCTCCGTCTACCGCGCCGACCTTCGCACCGGACGCGGCGCGATCCTCAGCCGAGGACCGGGCACGCCGGCCCTCGGACTCAAGACCGACCGGCGGGGACGGCTGTTCGTGGCCGGCGGCACCGGCGGCGACGCCCGCGTCATCGACGTCCGTTCCGGGCGCGTGCTGGCCTCCTACCGGCTGGCCACCGGCCCGGCGTTCATCAACGACGTCATCCTCACGCAAGGCGCCGCATGGTTCACCGACTCCACCAATCCGGTGCTCTACAAGCTGCCACTGCGCGGCGGTCGGTTGCCCTCCGCCGCGATCCGCATACCGCTCACCGGCGACCTCGTATACCAGGGCGATCCTGGTAGCCCCGACAGTTCCGGCTTCAACGCCAACGGCATCACGCCGACACCGGACGGCCGTGGTCTGATCGTCGTGCAGTCGAACACCGGCACGCTGTTCCGCGTCGACCCGGCGACCGGTGAGACCCACCGGGTGAACCTGCACGGCGAGTCGCTCCCGGAAGGCGACGGCCTGCTGCTGCGCGGCCGGACGTTGTACGCGGTACAGAACCGGCTGAACACCGTGGCCGTCCTGCGGCTGAACACGGCGGGAACCGACGGCCGCGTCGTACGACGGGTGAAGGACCCTCGGTTCGACCTACCAACGACCGTGGCCGCATTCGGCTCCCGGCTGTACCTCTCCAACATCCAGTTCTTCGCCACGGGGCCGACTCCTGGCATCTCCTACAACGCCGTCGCCATCCCCCGCCCCTAG
- a CDS encoding TIGR03086 family metal-binding protein, which translates to MSHLSNAAEAMAAIARTITDDQLANKTPCTEYDVRALLNHLLFWGPSLAGGGRKESVPQPAAAESEVDLAAGDWRAGLLALLDDITSSWAPPSAWEGETTMGTPHPLPAPVLGDMIVGELALHAWDLAVATGQRLELPADLLTHLHSTVLTGVEQGREMGMYGPEVAVPADAPALDRILGLTGRDPAWA; encoded by the coding sequence ATGTCACATCTGTCCAACGCCGCCGAGGCCATGGCGGCGATCGCCCGCACCATCACCGACGACCAACTCGCCAACAAGACTCCGTGCACGGAGTACGACGTGCGGGCACTGCTCAACCACCTCCTGTTCTGGGGCCCGTCGCTCGCCGGCGGCGGCCGCAAGGAGTCCGTACCGCAGCCGGCGGCCGCCGAGTCCGAGGTGGACCTGGCGGCCGGCGACTGGCGCGCCGGCCTGCTCGCCCTGCTGGACGACATCACGTCGTCGTGGGCGCCGCCGAGCGCCTGGGAGGGCGAGACGACCATGGGCACGCCGCACCCGCTGCCCGCGCCCGTCCTGGGCGACATGATCGTCGGCGAGTTGGCCCTGCACGCCTGGGACCTGGCGGTCGCGACCGGACAGCGGCTGGAACTGCCCGCCGACCTGCTGACGCATCTGCACAGCACGGTGCTCACCGGCGTGGAGCAGGGACGGGAGATGGGCATGTACGGACCGGAAGTCGCAGTGCCGGCCGACGCACCCGCCTTGGACCGCATCCTCGGCCTGACCGGCCGCGATCCCGCCTGGGCGTAG
- a CDS encoding DUF1963 domain-containing protein, which yields MPTNTPMVQPDWKGFIFLGMDHRGEFRRAALELGIPDDEISRFSQHLRLSIGLYAGGDGSPVGQFGGLPHLPVGMKWPSAGDSSLPLLFSVDCGALPRVDGCDLPADGTMLFFVNQEMDHGDASGRYARVVYVPDGTETAVAEAPGSVCVREQLDVSSSLIAELPLWLQEGDEDEEWHEYWEDLDWEDMSPFQQRLFRYMERDLPHLDELRALAYDLWPSGAGIVIGGYADDEVINSIAEQTLAGREKAGEIPAIPIAKWSSHLEEEKHRLTSEWISLARELPEYEVYCTSFVIRHDDVAAARLDKALAVTSFEAP from the coding sequence ATGCCCACCAACACCCCGATGGTGCAGCCGGATTGGAAAGGGTTTATCTTCTTGGGCATGGATCACCGGGGGGAGTTTCGTCGGGCAGCGCTTGAGTTGGGCATCCCGGACGACGAGATCAGCAGATTCAGCCAGCACCTCCGTCTGTCGATCGGATTGTACGCGGGTGGCGATGGTTCTCCGGTCGGGCAATTCGGTGGGTTGCCCCACTTGCCGGTGGGCATGAAGTGGCCATCCGCCGGGGACAGTTCGTTGCCGTTGCTCTTTTCTGTCGATTGTGGGGCGCTGCCGAGAGTCGACGGCTGCGACCTGCCGGCCGACGGGACGATGCTCTTCTTCGTGAACCAGGAGATGGACCACGGCGACGCTTCCGGGAGGTACGCGCGAGTCGTGTATGTACCGGACGGCACTGAAACCGCGGTCGCGGAAGCCCCTGGTTCCGTGTGTGTCCGCGAGCAGCTCGACGTCAGTTCCAGCCTCATCGCCGAACTGCCCCTTTGGCTCCAGGAGGGCGACGAGGACGAGGAGTGGCACGAGTACTGGGAGGATCTCGATTGGGAGGACATGTCGCCCTTCCAGCAGCGGTTGTTCCGGTACATGGAGCGTGACCTGCCCCACCTGGACGAACTTCGGGCTCTGGCCTATGACCTCTGGCCGTCCGGCGCCGGCATCGTCATCGGCGGGTATGCCGATGACGAGGTGATCAACAGCATCGCGGAGCAGACCCTCGCGGGGCGTGAGAAGGCAGGCGAGATCCCCGCCATCCCGATCGCGAAATGGAGTTCTCACCTGGAGGAGGAAAAGCACCGGCTGACGAGCGAATGGATATCGCTCGCCAGGGAACTCCCGGAGTACGAGGTCTACTGCACGAGTTTTGTGATCCGCCATGACGACGTGGCCGCCGCTCGGCTGGACAAGGCGCTGGCCGTGACCAGTTTCGAGGCACCGTGA
- a CDS encoding cation:proton antiporter — translation MESSGFHLLLAIGVVLGAARLGGLIAQRFRLPAVLGEITVCVLLGPSLFGALSPDGMGWLFPDEIVSAVHGPAQLGLVMFMVAAGAELDLDVLRTGRRSLLTVVYAGLAVPVAAGLALAVPTAAHYAGPVSFPVYAVFLGLVLGVTALPVLARVLGDLGLTGTPIASFALGAAAGTDLAVWSLAAICLGMAGTGAASGTTVILLTVLFVAVMVAIRPAMGRIAAAMESPGSRGSRVGGQDAALPLVMVGGLLAATATDAIGVHAAFGAFAFGVVLPRHSLACMGAADRLGRFAAAVLLPLFFLEVGLRTDLADALGDSGDRWWCLAFIVTAVAAKLGGVTVAVRAGRWPWVPSLTLGRLLNCRGVTELILLRIGVDTGILSADLFAILVVMTLVTTVITAPRAGVTAGPGDLPAAERVAMPQ, via the coding sequence GTGGAGAGCTCCGGCTTCCACCTGCTCCTCGCGATCGGCGTCGTGCTCGGCGCGGCCCGGCTCGGTGGGCTGATCGCCCAGCGGTTCCGGCTGCCCGCGGTGCTGGGCGAGATCACTGTCTGCGTGCTCCTCGGTCCCTCCCTCTTCGGGGCGCTGTCCCCGGACGGCATGGGGTGGCTGTTCCCGGACGAGATCGTCTCGGCCGTCCACGGCCCGGCGCAGCTCGGCCTGGTGATGTTCATGGTGGCCGCCGGAGCCGAACTCGACCTGGACGTGCTGCGTACGGGACGCCGGTCGCTGCTCACCGTCGTGTACGCCGGACTGGCGGTCCCGGTGGCGGCCGGGCTGGCGCTGGCCGTGCCGACGGCGGCCCACTACGCCGGGCCGGTGAGTTTTCCCGTTTACGCGGTGTTCCTGGGGCTCGTCCTGGGCGTCACCGCGCTACCGGTTCTGGCCCGTGTTCTCGGTGACCTCGGATTGACCGGAACCCCGATCGCCTCGTTCGCGCTGGGCGCCGCCGCCGGGACCGACCTGGCGGTGTGGTCGCTGGCGGCGATCTGCCTGGGCATGGCCGGAACAGGGGCGGCCTCGGGCACCACGGTGATCCTGCTGACGGTCCTGTTCGTGGCCGTGATGGTGGCGATACGCCCGGCGATGGGTCGCATCGCCGCCGCGATGGAGTCACCGGGGTCCCGCGGCTCACGCGTCGGCGGGCAGGACGCGGCGTTGCCGCTCGTCATGGTGGGCGGCTTACTGGCGGCGACGGCCACCGACGCCATCGGCGTGCACGCGGCGTTCGGCGCGTTCGCCTTCGGCGTCGTGCTTCCCCGCCATTCCCTCGCCTGCATGGGGGCCGCCGACCGGCTCGGGCGCTTCGCCGCGGCGGTGCTGCTGCCGCTGTTCTTCCTTGAGGTCGGCCTCCGCACCGATCTGGCGGACGCGCTGGGCGACAGCGGCGATCGCTGGTGGTGTCTGGCGTTCATCGTCACCGCGGTGGCCGCGAAACTGGGTGGTGTGACCGTCGCCGTCCGGGCGGGACGCTGGCCCTGGGTTCCCTCGCTGACGCTGGGCCGGCTGCTCAACTGCCGCGGCGTCACCGAGTTGATCCTGCTGCGGATCGGCGTGGACACCGGGATCCTTTCGGCCGACCTGTTCGCCATCCTGGTGGTCATGACTCTGGTGACCACGGTGATCACCGCCCCGCGCGCCGGAGTGACGGCCGGGCCCGGCGACCTTCCCGCGGCGGAAAGAGTGGCGATGCCGCAGTGA
- a CDS encoding helix-turn-helix domain-containing protein, producing MERDVRELRGAWVRYQRHTFHSPSPALAPWVERYWEARWDYAEPYRQKIVPYPNVHLSFGGGRADVNGVCSGYQTKVLKGRDHVFGVAFRPGCFRPFLGAAVSTITDRVVPAAEVFGPDLPGALDVPTVEAFLLKHVPDDDPRARQAAAAVELIAKDKAVTRVERLAGELGLSVRGLQRLFAEYVGIVPKWVIRRYRLHEVTARMAAGGAIDWAALAADLGYVDQGHLIRDFKGIFGEQPTRYAQRY from the coding sequence GTGGAACGGGACGTTCGTGAGCTGCGGGGTGCGTGGGTCCGCTACCAGCGCCACACGTTCCACAGCCCGTCGCCGGCGCTCGCGCCATGGGTGGAGCGGTACTGGGAGGCTCGCTGGGACTACGCCGAGCCCTACCGGCAGAAGATCGTGCCGTACCCGAACGTGCACCTGTCGTTCGGCGGCGGCCGCGCGGACGTCAACGGCGTGTGCAGCGGCTACCAGACGAAGGTCCTCAAGGGCCGCGATCATGTCTTCGGCGTCGCGTTCCGGCCGGGCTGCTTCCGCCCGTTCCTCGGTGCCGCCGTCTCGACGATCACCGACCGCGTCGTCCCGGCCGCCGAGGTGTTCGGCCCAGACCTGCCCGGGGCGCTCGACGTGCCGACCGTGGAGGCGTTCCTGCTGAAGCACGTGCCGGACGACGACCCCCGGGCGCGCCAGGCGGCGGCCGCCGTCGAGCTGATCGCCAAGGACAAGGCCGTGACCAGGGTCGAACGCCTCGCCGGTGAGCTGGGGCTGAGCGTGCGAGGGCTGCAACGGCTGTTCGCGGAGTACGTCGGCATCGTGCCCAAGTGGGTGATCCGCCGCTACCGCCTGCACGAGGTGACCGCACGCATGGCCGCCGGCGGGGCGATCGACTGGGCCGCGCTGGCGGCAGACCTCGGCTATGTCGACCAAGGCCACCTCATCCGCGACTTCAAGGGCATTTTCGGCGAGCAACCCACCCGGTACGCGCAGCGGTACTAG
- a CDS encoding DUF5997 family protein, whose product MGTSKAKTPQTMKPATAAKKLGILLSAAPADFQEGPVSRDELNALQADPPSWLADLRREGPHPRQVVAAKLRVSNSGLARAGITGPLTTAEIENLKAERPDWLEREQAVQAEVRKEELRLKQQRAKA is encoded by the coding sequence ATGGGCACGTCCAAAGCAAAGACCCCGCAGACCATGAAGCCCGCGACCGCGGCCAAGAAGCTGGGGATCCTGCTGTCGGCAGCACCCGCCGACTTCCAGGAAGGGCCTGTCTCCCGGGACGAATTGAACGCGCTCCAAGCCGACCCGCCGTCGTGGCTGGCGGACCTGCGCCGTGAGGGCCCCCACCCCCGCCAGGTCGTCGCCGCCAAGCTCCGCGTCTCCAACTCGGGTCTGGCCCGCGCCGGCATCACGGGCCCCCTCACCACGGCCGAGATCGAGAACCTGAAGGCCGAAAGGCCCGACTGGCTGGAACGCGAGCAGGCCGTCCAAGCCGAAGTCCGCAAGGAGGAACTCCGCCTCAAGCAGCAGCGCGCCAAGGCCTGA